The Rosa chinensis cultivar Old Blush chromosome 7, RchiOBHm-V2, whole genome shotgun sequence DNA segment CGACTTTCGCTTCACTTCTACGTCGaagattttgaagaaaaataacCATTGCCTTCCTCACAAGTCACTCCTTTTAGAAAAAAGGACCATAGTATGTATAGCCCGGGGAATAATTATACCCAATTATCCATGATTAATCGTTCATTTACGAAGCCTTATAGCCCTTGCTGTTCGGTGATTTGCGCTTCATGTTCTTAGCATGGACCTTCTGACATTTGATTAGTACTCACTCTAGATCGAGGTTTCTGTAGTCCCATAGCACCACCATTTCCTCCTAGAAAAACAGAAACCGTCAATTTTCTGTCTCCTATCTCTTTTCATCAAGTCCCACAATCACTATAACCTTGATTCCTCCGTCTCTCTGTCTCACAAGCATCAGAAAAAATGAGGTCCAAGCCTCAATGTGGCATTAATCTCAAGCTCATTGTCCTCTTCTGCTCCtttctcctcctcttccttaTCTTAATACTCAGATCAAACCTCTCATCTCCTCTGAAAACCCCATCTTCATCATCCACCACGATCTCAGAAACCCACCTTTCAAATTCAACTACTGATCAACCTCAAGTCCCAAAATGCCCATCACTGGAAGTACCCTTCATTCCCACATGCACAAAAACCCCACCTTCATTAGCCAACGCCCTCATCCACTACGCCACCACAAACATCACCCCACAGCAAACCTTCAAAGAAATATCAGTATCAGCAAGGATCTTAGCCAAGAAGGCGCCCTGCAACTTCCTCGTCTTCGGCTTAGGCCTCGACAGCCTCATGTGGGCAGCTCTCAATCACGGCGGCCGCACCGTTTTCCTAGAAGAGGACCAGTCCTGGATCGACCAGATCAAAGAACGACTACCCAACTTGGAATCCTACCACGTCGTGTACGACACCAAAGTTCATGAAGCTGAGAAGCTCTTCGAGCATGGCACGAAGGAAGAGTGCAAGACTGTGAGCGATCCAAGGTTTTCCAAGTGCCCATTGGCGCTGAAGAACTTGCCGGGAGATGTGTACGACATGGAATGGGATTTGATCATGGTGGATGCGCCTACAGGGTACTTTGATGGAGCTCCCGGTCGGATGAGTGCTATATACACGGCGGGTTTGATGGGGAGGAACAGAGAGGAGGGTGAGACTGATGTGTTTGTTCATGATGTAGATAGAGTGGTCGAGGATAAATTTTCCAAGGCGTTTCTTTGAGAAGGGTATTTGAGAGAACAAGAGGGGAGGATTAGGCATTTTACGATTCCGAGTCACAGAACTCGTCTCGGCAGACCATTTTGCCCGTAAATTATAGCATGCAGCAATATCGATCGATCTTCTTCCTTTCATGTCTTCTCTTGCTCTTTCTCTATGAGCAGATAATTTTCTGGAGATTATATTTTTTTACTATGTATTAATTTTGATGGAAATTCAGATTATTAATTAATCTACTTTATAAAGTTGG contains these protein-coding regions:
- the LOC112178754 gene encoding glucuronoxylan 4-O-methyltransferase 3 is translated as MRSKPQCGINLKLIVLFCSFLLLFLILILRSNLSSPLKTPSSSSTTISETHLSNSTTDQPQVPKCPSLEVPFIPTCTKTPPSLANALIHYATTNITPQQTFKEISVSARILAKKAPCNFLVFGLGLDSLMWAALNHGGRTVFLEEDQSWIDQIKERLPNLESYHVVYDTKVHEAEKLFEHGTKEECKTVSDPRFSKCPLALKNLPGDVYDMEWDLIMVDAPTGYFDGAPGRMSAIYTAGLMGRNREEGETDVFVHDVDRVVEDKFSKAFL